One Gossypium arboreum isolate Shixiya-1 chromosome 13, ASM2569848v2, whole genome shotgun sequence genomic window, ATTTGCAACATTGAgcctaataaaattaaaaaaacaaaccgaaaaaaaaagaagaagagaaaagtcCCCACGCCAAGCCAACCGTATCATTTCTTCTTTGTAGTTTTACTTTATTGGTAGTTCCTCCTCAGCTTCGCCGGCACTTGACACTGCCGTTCGTCTCCGATCAACTGCCCACTTAACGGCCAATTACGTGTCCATCCCCTTTTTTTGCTTTCTCTAGCTCCGCCATGACAAAACCTCAATTTTTAGATCTCTAAATTCTAAATTCTAAATCTGAATCTAGATTTagattcatttttttttaatttttagttaaatatatatattcgttTTAGAGCTATGGCGACGAGGAACAGGTCGCTGCTATTCAAGAAATACAGGGATGCGTTGAAGAGTGTTAGAATTCCGGCGAGTTCGTCGGCATCGTCTGCGGCGACCAAGAGCTCCGGTGGAGGACCGGTGATCGAGCTGGTTAGTACTTCGTTGCTCCATCCAAATCGTTCTTATACTCCTCTAAGTACCGAGGATCCTGGAAATTCAAGGTAATTCAACGTTTGCAActattatttttcaatataagattaaaaaaaaaaattcaagatcgAGAGCAATACTTGCTTTTCTTTTACTTATGCGTGAATTTATCTAAATATAATTAGTTAGCTTACTTGAGCTGAATTTGTctccttttattttaattaaaattggtATAGTTTAGGCTAAGCAGGAATGTTAGATTATAAACTGTTTCGAGGAATTGGCATCGAAGAGATTCTTATGATTGAATTTGTTGGTAATCCTTGAATAATTCTTACAAGAATGATTTAGCTGTGAGATATTTCAAATGATATGGAAAGAGCTACAAAAATTATGAGGCGGTTTATGCAGTGCAATGAAAGATCAAAGTTTTGCAATGAGGGAATGTAGATATAAACTACAATTGGGTTTTCGTGTGAAGTTCATGTTCTCGTTCAAATAGTTATAAGTACGTCTATATCTCTGTTTGAATGATCATATAACTCTGTAGTAGGACAATAAGGTGTTGTTTGCTTGTTGCAGTAAGGGTGCAGTTACAGTGGGTCTACCACCAGCTTGGGTAGATGTGTCTGAAGAAATAGCAGCAAATGTGCAACGTGCACGGACAAAAATGGCTGAGTTGGCTAAGGCTCATGCAAAAGCTTTAATGCCTTCATTTGGTGATGGTAAAGAAGATCAACGCATTATTGAGTCTCTTACCCATGAGATAACTAATCTGTTGAGGAAATCAGAGAAGAGATTACAAAAACTCTCTGCATCTGGACCTTCTGAGGATTCAAATGTTAGGAAAAATGTCCAGGTAAGGCTTAGTGATGGTGAGATAAAAGGTCATCTTTGACTTTCTAGCCCTTACACATATGTCATTGCTGAAAGGAAGATAATAATGTCCGATGTTCAGGGCTTTATTTGGCATGTCCTCTGACATAATTTTAAGCTTTTATGCTCTTGAATGATGTACTATTCTGAACTGTTCTTTTGTTTACATTTCTTGTTTTTCAtgtttctctcctttttggcAGCGTCAACTTGCTACTTACCTTCAGAACCTATCAATGGAGCTCCGGAAGAAGCAATCAACTTATTTGAAGCGCCTCAGGCAGCAAACAGAGGTATAGAAAGAAAATTCCTTCTTGGCAATGCAATATTGCATAATGTTTGGTTGTAGTTTCACATGCCAAATGGTCATACAATTTCAATTTCAAACTCATTCCATTCATTTCTGTGTTTTCCAGTCTTATTATAATGCATTTTGTGCATTTCTTTAATGTAACTAAATTGCTGGTTTCTATTGTAGGGCCAGGATGGAGTTGATCTAGAGATGAATATAAATGGAAATAGGTCTTATGCAGAAAATGATGACTTGGATGATATGGTATACTGGTTCTTTAAACCTTCTTTCTTTTGTAATATACGATCAATCCAAACACATTTCAGGAAACTCATTTTTGGGGTGGTGAATGCCAAATAGCATGTTAGGATCTTGATAATCATGTGAGAATCAAGCTCCAAAATGTGCCTAGTTTAACTTCCTTATCTTTCCCCTGTATAATTATattaggttttcatggatttgTGGCTTTTATCTGATTCCAGTTTAGTGTCAGATTCTAACATTTTAGAATGATGTCATTTAGATATTTAGTGAGCATCAGATGGCAAAGTTAAAACAAAATGAGGCACTCACAGTTGAGAGGGAAAGGGAGATTCAACAGGCAAGTTCATTGCTCTTGATCTTTTTtttatctgatgctgctttcataGCTATCCGAAATGAATTATTTATG contains:
- the LOC108461594 gene encoding syntaxin-43-like encodes the protein MATRNRSLLFKKYRDALKSVRIPASSSASSAATKSSGGGPVIELVSTSLLHPNRSYTPLSTEDPGNSSKGAVTVGLPPAWVDVSEEIAANVQRARTKMAELAKAHAKALMPSFGDGKEDQRIIESLTHEITNLLRKSEKRLQKLSASGPSEDSNVRKNVQRQLATYLQNLSMELRKKQSTYLKRLRQQTEGQDGVDLEMNINGNRSYAENDDLDDMIFSEHQMAKLKQNEALTVEREREIQQVAESVNELAQIMKDLSVLVIDQGTIVDRIDYNIQNVATTVEEGLKQLQKAERTQKQGGMVMCATVLVIMCFVMLVLLILKEIIF